DNA from Mycolicibacterium alvei:
CTGGTCACCGAGGTGGTTGCCCACGACGAGCTACTGCCCACCGCCCGGCGGATGGCCGCCTCGATCGTCGCGAACAATCAAGCCGCAGTCCGGGCCCTGCTCGCCTCGTATCACCGCATCGACGCGTCTCAGACCGATCAGGGCCTCTGGATCGAAGCGGCCTCGGCGCGCGAGTGGATGGCGACGGCAACCGGTGACGACATCGCCGCCAATCGCAGCGCCGTGATGGAACGGGGACGTTCCCAGGTGGGCAAGGTTGAACCATGAAAGACCCATCCGCCGCGATCAATCACCATGCCGACCACCCCGGTTTCTCCGGTGTCACCGGGGTGCTGTGCGGGCTGGCCTTCCTCCTGGTGGGCCGGAAAAAAGCCAGGTTGGCCGCCGACACTGCGCAGGTCTCGTCACAAGACCACATCGTGGATGTGGGATGCGGACCGGGCACCGCTGCCCGAGTGGCGGCCCGCCGCGGTGCGCGAGTGACAGGCGTCGACCCCGCGTCGACCATGCTGCGCATCGCGCGCCTGATCACGCCGAGGCGCGCCCCGATCACCTGGAGTGAGGGCACCGCCGAATCCCTGCCGGTGACGGACGGTTCGGCGACGGTCGTGTGGGCGTTGGCCACGGTGCACCATTGGCAGGATGTCGACAAGGCGGTTGCCGAGGCCCGCCGCGTGCTGGCGCCGGGCGGGCGGCTGATCGCGATCGAACGCCAATCACCCGACGGGGCCACCGGATTGGCCAGTCACGGTTGGACCCGGCAGCAGGCCGAGTCGTTCGGTGCGTTGTGCCGCGACACCGGCTTCGGCGACGTGTCCGTAGCCGAGCACGGCGGCGGCAAGCAGGCCGCATGGGTGGTCAGCGGTACGCGCCGGTGACCTAGACGCTCCCCGGCACCAGCCAACGACCCGAGAACGCCCGCCAGCCGACGAAGATCAACCGCAGCACCATGAACGTGCTCAGCCCCGACCAGATGCCGAACAGACCCCAGCCGTAGGCGAGCGACAACCAGATCAGCGGCAGGAAGCCGACCAACGCGCTGGCCAGGGTGGCGTTGCGCATGAATTTGGCGTCGCCCGCACCCAACAGCACCCCGTCGAGGGCGAAGACGATTCCCGCCACGGGCAATTGGGCCACCAGGAACCACCACGGGACCCTGATCGCGGCCAGCACCGATTCGTCGTCGGTGAACACCGACGGCAGCACCGAGGAACCAACAGCGAAC
Protein-coding regions in this window:
- a CDS encoding class I SAM-dependent methyltransferase produces the protein MKDPSAAINHHADHPGFSGVTGVLCGLAFLLVGRKKARLAADTAQVSSQDHIVDVGCGPGTAARVAARRGARVTGVDPASTMLRIARLITPRRAPITWSEGTAESLPVTDGSATVVWALATVHHWQDVDKAVAEARRVLAPGGRLIAIERQSPDGATGLASHGWTRQQAESFGALCRDTGFGDVSVAEHGGGKQAAWVVSGTRR